A genomic segment from Verrucomicrobiaceae bacterium encodes:
- a CDS encoding alpha/beta hydrolase, whose amino-acid sequence MSDHIITLPNGRKLGYAEYGDPHGEVVFYFHGWPSSRLQGSLFDEQARERGLRLICPDRPGIGLSEAQPGRTLTDWQHTLTALAAHVGADNWHVLAWSGGGPYALATALLLPKRVLSVSIICGAPPLKFLGDREMFWIYRVMIQLRSLFPTVLAGILKLGGRIARGRPDRFPLTLLMRMLGEEDRRVLLLPGIFDVVRAATLAALDRPAADVIADADIYLHEWGFEVSQITAPIRFWHGKQDKNIDWSYTQRLASLLPHATTHWSEKDGHYSLPVTHAEAVLDAIRPLPPASPTQQANQGRPDGLMTQILKSIRK is encoded by the coding sequence ATGTCCGATCACATCATCACCCTACCAAACGGCCGGAAGCTGGGTTACGCCGAATACGGCGACCCACACGGTGAAGTGGTGTTCTACTTTCACGGTTGGCCTTCTTCGCGTTTGCAGGGCAGCCTTTTTGATGAGCAGGCTAGAGAGAGGGGGCTCCGCCTTATCTGCCCAGATCGACCAGGTATAGGCCTCTCCGAGGCACAGCCGGGGCGCACACTCACGGACTGGCAGCACACGCTCACTGCGCTGGCGGCTCATGTAGGCGCGGATAATTGGCACGTTCTCGCTTGGTCTGGTGGCGGGCCTTATGCATTGGCGACAGCGCTATTGCTGCCAAAACGCGTGCTCAGTGTCAGCATCATCTGCGGAGCCCCTCCGCTGAAATTCCTCGGCGACCGAGAGATGTTCTGGATCTACCGCGTCATGATCCAGCTACGCAGCCTCTTCCCCACGGTGCTCGCAGGCATCCTGAAGCTGGGTGGTCGTATCGCACGCGGCAGACCAGATCGCTTCCCTCTGACATTGCTCATGCGCATGCTCGGAGAGGAGGACCGCCGGGTGCTGCTCCTGCCTGGGATCTTTGACGTCGTACGGGCAGCCACACTCGCCGCGCTGGACAGGCCTGCGGCGGATGTCATCGCGGATGCAGACATTTATCTGCATGAGTGGGGCTTTGAAGTCAGCCAGATCACCGCTCCCATCCGCTTTTGGCATGGGAAGCAGGATAAAAACATCGACTGGTCCTACACACAGCGCCTAGCCTCACTGCTGCCGCATGCCACGACGCACTGGTCTGAGAAAGATGGCCACTACTCGCTGCCAGTGACACATGCCGAGGCTGTCCTGGATGCGATCCGCCCACTCCCACCGGCCTCCCCCACCCAACAAGCCAACCAGGGACGACCAGACGGCCTGATGACGCAGATTCTCAAGTCGATCCGCAAGTGA
- the scpB gene encoding SMC-Scp complex subunit ScpB, producing MDTTEEQIRAAIDTLILRYEEEKHSFTLAERANGWRICARGEYAEWCRALYPGKKIQRLSQPALETLAIIAYRQPITKAGVEAVRGVSVDAMMQQLVDRGLVKIEGRADLPGRPLLYGTTEAFLDHFGVKSLDEMPNSQELRRVKLPAAESEQPGASSSPQEEQLALAPVAPAATATPASDADSGEE from the coding sequence ATGGACACGACGGAGGAGCAAATCCGCGCGGCTATCGACACGCTAATCCTGCGCTATGAGGAGGAGAAGCATTCATTCACCCTGGCTGAGAGGGCGAATGGCTGGCGTATCTGTGCACGCGGTGAATATGCCGAGTGGTGCCGCGCTCTCTACCCTGGTAAAAAGATCCAACGCCTCAGTCAGCCAGCGCTGGAGACTCTGGCCATCATCGCTTACCGCCAGCCCATCACCAAAGCAGGTGTCGAGGCCGTCCGTGGCGTCTCCGTCGATGCGATGATGCAGCAGCTTGTCGATCGCGGTCTGGTGAAAATCGAAGGCCGGGCAGATCTACCTGGCCGCCCGCTCCTTTACGGCACCACGGAGGCTTTCCTCGATCATTTTGGCGTCAAATCGCTCGATGAGATGCCGAACTCCCAGGAGCTCCGCCGAGTGAAACTCCCCGCGGCTGAGTCCGAGCAGCCGGGTGCCAGTTCCTCGCCCCAGGAGGAGCAGCTCGCCCTCGCCCCTGTCGCACCTGCTGCCACAGCCACACCGGCTAGTGACGCTG
- a CDS encoding PEP-CTERM sorting domain-containing protein (PEP-CTERM proteins occur, often in large numbers, in the proteomes of bacteria that also encode an exosortase, a predicted intramembrane cysteine proteinase. The presence of a PEP-CTERM domain at a protein's C-terminus predicts cleavage within the sorting domain, followed by covalent anchoring to some some component of the (usually Gram-negative) cell surface. Many PEP-CTERM proteins exhibit an unusual sequence composition that includes large numbers of potential glycosylation sites. Expression of one such protein has been shown restore the ability of a bacterium to form floc, a type of biofilm.), with translation MARLEFIENMVCYNSSLRAAFSFIALCFLSLASPLLASTAYFSVNLSMLGLTSYDSDIDGFGVVVSNFDLGAVSTELAGIHVTVTAEPYGSNPDSRAWATMSLLQPAVSGGPVTWTYTFDKPVFGRWLAPAQTFNNGELTTFIGEGELSPYTTTSWNPNLVLTANSIRNPTTTAVAQPFSYTATTAATSYGYRQEDLNGIFSGQAISFEVAHAPEPTRGVLLMASALGLLIRRRRSC, from the coding sequence TTGGCAAGACTGGAATTTATTGAAAATATGGTTTGTTATAATTCCTCCCTCCGCGCTGCCTTTTCATTCATTGCTCTTTGCTTCCTATCGCTGGCCTCGCCTTTGCTGGCATCCACGGCTTATTTCTCGGTGAATTTGTCAATGCTGGGGCTTACCAGTTATGACTCGGACATTGATGGTTTTGGGGTGGTGGTGTCCAATTTTGATCTGGGAGCTGTCTCGACTGAGTTGGCGGGTATCCATGTCACGGTGACGGCAGAGCCTTATGGCTCAAATCCTGATTCTCGTGCGTGGGCGACGATGTCGCTGCTGCAACCCGCCGTGAGCGGTGGCCCCGTGACCTGGACCTACACCTTTGATAAGCCAGTCTTCGGACGCTGGCTGGCTCCGGCGCAGACCTTCAACAATGGTGAGCTGACGACCTTTATCGGAGAAGGGGAGCTTTCGCCCTATACGACGACATCTTGGAATCCGAATCTGGTGCTCACGGCCAACTCCATCCGCAATCCGACAACGACGGCAGTGGCGCAACCTTTTAGCTACACAGCGACGACGGCGGCCACGAGTTATGGATATCGGCAAGAGGACTTGAATGGCATCTTCAGTGGGCAGGCGATCAGTTTCGAGGTGGCTCATGCACCGGAGCCGACACGGGGAGTATTGCTGATGGCGAGTGCATTGGGACTGCTGATCAGGCGGCGCAGGTCATGCTAG
- a CDS encoding TIGR00730 family Rossman fold protein, with product MTPPIIQDREKDPSHTLGGASVPPPTPQEKREEDKYCSELVDRVLLRGPNPRLKEFSLLISVVADFLRGFRALHFVGPCVTVFGSARFDENHRYYKLARQMGAALSKMGFTVMTGGGPGIMEAANRGAKDVRGRSIGCNIKLPFEQSHNPYLDRWVTMEHFFVRKTLLIKYSYGFIILPGGFGTMDEMFEALTLIQTKKIRNFPIVIMGSEFWGEMRQFMDAMLAGGTISPEDLQLFKWTDDIDEAVAHLEEHAVKQFGLTIARGMPHSSSLLGEQELVITEPF from the coding sequence ATGACTCCCCCCATTATCCAAGATCGCGAGAAAGATCCCTCCCACACGCTCGGCGGCGCTTCGGTGCCTCCACCGACACCGCAGGAGAAACGTGAAGAGGATAAATACTGCTCCGAGCTCGTTGATCGCGTCCTTTTGCGTGGGCCGAATCCACGACTGAAGGAATTCTCGCTGCTCATCAGTGTGGTCGCGGACTTTTTGCGCGGATTCCGTGCTCTGCACTTTGTGGGACCATGCGTGACGGTCTTTGGCAGTGCTCGCTTCGATGAAAATCACCGGTACTACAAACTGGCTCGGCAGATGGGTGCCGCGCTCTCCAAAATGGGCTTCACCGTGATGACTGGCGGTGGCCCAGGGATCATGGAGGCCGCCAATCGCGGCGCGAAGGATGTACGAGGCCGGAGTATCGGCTGCAACATCAAGCTCCCCTTTGAACAAAGTCATAATCCCTACCTCGACCGCTGGGTCACGATGGAGCACTTCTTTGTGCGCAAAACATTGCTCATCAAATACAGTTACGGCTTCATTATTTTGCCCGGTGGCTTTGGCACGATGGATGAGATGTTTGAGGCGCTGACACTCATTCAGACCAAAAAAATCCGCAACTTCCCCATCGTCATCATGGGTTCAGAGTTCTGGGGAGAGATGCGGCAGTTCATGGATGCGATGCTCGCGGGCGGCACGATCAGCCCAGAGGACTTGCAGCTCTTTAAATGGACGGACGACATCGATGAAGCAGTGGCCCACCTCGAAGAGCACGCCGTGAAGCAATTTGGACTCACGATTGCCCGAGGCATGCCACACAGCTCATCACTGCTGGGCGAGCAGGAGCTCGTCATCACGGAGCCATTCTGA
- a CDS encoding ABC transporter ATP-binding protein codes for MVTITIQELTKRFSGSTVLSGVDLQIAAGELFFLLGPSGCGKTTLLRHIAGFYTPDSGRIFFDEADVTQVPAHQRETGMMFQSYALWPHLNVAQNVAFGLQERRRSQQEIEHRVAEALDQVQLGGMGSRKIQQLSGGQQQRVALARALVIRPKCLLLDEPLSNLDAKLRHEMRAEIRRICKHHGLTAVYVTHDRDEALSMADRMAVMEAGHLAQVGTPEEIYRHPSSRMVAEFIGETNILEGRFIRESSRENFYDVETPCGVLRGRLHTSDWVPTAGQPVILSIRPESLTFHHVIDSPNRLPGRIIDTTYLGSTAQYQLQMQNGTVLKVCEMNPYAVRTPSDEDVRVMAPMFDVVIIRK; via the coding sequence ATGGTCACCATCACAATCCAGGAACTCACGAAACGCTTCAGCGGCAGCACTGTGCTGAGTGGTGTGGACCTGCAAATCGCCGCAGGAGAGCTATTTTTCCTCCTAGGGCCGAGCGGCTGCGGTAAAACGACGCTGCTGCGGCATATCGCAGGTTTTTACACACCGGACAGTGGCCGTATTTTCTTCGATGAAGCGGATGTGACGCAGGTGCCTGCGCATCAGCGGGAAACGGGCATGATGTTTCAGAGCTATGCGCTGTGGCCGCATCTCAATGTGGCGCAGAATGTCGCATTCGGTCTCCAGGAGCGGCGGCGGTCGCAGCAGGAGATCGAGCACCGCGTGGCAGAGGCGCTGGATCAGGTGCAGCTCGGAGGCATGGGCTCACGGAAGATCCAGCAGCTCTCCGGTGGCCAGCAGCAGCGTGTGGCGCTGGCGCGGGCACTGGTGATCAGGCCCAAGTGCCTGCTACTCGATGAGCCACTGTCCAATCTGGATGCGAAGCTGCGCCATGAAATGCGTGCGGAGATCCGCCGCATCTGCAAGCACCACGGACTCACAGCGGTCTATGTCACCCATGATCGCGATGAGGCTCTATCCATGGCAGATCGCATGGCGGTGATGGAGGCGGGACATCTGGCTCAAGTCGGCACGCCGGAGGAAATCTACCGCCATCCCTCCTCTCGCATGGTGGCCGAGTTCATCGGTGAAACGAACATCCTCGAAGGTCGCTTCATCCGCGAGAGCAGCCGGGAGAATTTTTATGACGTGGAGACGCCCTGTGGAGTGCTGCGTGGCCGTCTGCATACCAGTGACTGGGTGCCGACAGCGGGCCAGCCGGTCATCTTGAGCATCCGGCCGGAGTCGCTGACCTTTCACCACGTCATTGATAGTCCGAATCGTCTCCCTGGCCGGATCATCGACACCACCTATCTTGGCTCCACCGCGCAGTATCAGCTCCAGATGCAAAACGGCACCGTCCTCAAAGTCTGCGAGATGAACCCCTACGCCGTGCGCACTCCATCGGATGAAGACGTGCGCGTGATGGCACCGATGTTCGATGTCGTCATCATCCGCAAGTGA